Proteins encoded in a region of the Rutidosis leptorrhynchoides isolate AG116_Rl617_1_P2 chromosome 9, CSIRO_AGI_Rlap_v1, whole genome shotgun sequence genome:
- the LOC139866676 gene encoding NADPH-dependent aldehyde reductase 1, chloroplastic-like, with the protein MSIKEGSSIIKTTSILAYIPDPPSWLDYISTKGAIVSFTRGLALDLVDKKIRVNGVAPGPIWTPLEASALNDYDIGRFGSTVPMNRAGQPYEVAPSWNSCQ; encoded by the coding sequence ATGTCCATAAAAGAAGGAAGCAGCATCATAAAGACAACATCAATTTTAGCATACATACCTGACCCACCAAGCTGGCTTGACTACATTTCAACAAAGGGAGCTATAGTGTCTTTCACAAGGGGTTTAGCTTTGGATCTGGTCGATAAGAAGATTCGTGTTAATGGTGTGGCTCCTGGACCTATATGGACACCACTGGAAGCTTCTGCACTCAATGACTATGATATAGGAAGGTTCGGGTCAACTGTGCCCATGAATCGGGCGGGTCAACCGTATGAGGTTGCTCCATC